Proteins encoded by one window of Akkermansia muciniphila ATCC BAA-835:
- a CDS encoding RsmB/NOP family class I SAM-dependent RNA methyltransferase, translating into MKNNPPSPRQTALNCLRSWHAGRSFAETLVDRECSRTALPSADRHLVQALVFSVLRNQTWLDHVIGTLRKGRLDVEARLILQLGLSQLFLLGMADHAAVYETVNLASVRLRGLVNAILRNALRREKTILEEREKLPLSIHYSTPAWLVRRWTEQMGPQMARDLLRWNNTTPRLYVRANPLMPMKNIPASLAPLDRAPGWFSVEGLLPLEEIKTGSLYVADPSTRYSIDLLAPQPGEEILDACAAPGGKSAAIIAATGGKAHLTATDLHEHRLPTLKENLDRQGSSFVRTAQADWSLPCRTEWKGRFDAVLLDVPCSNTGVIQRRVDVRWRLTPEEIRRLTALQKTILENASRAVKPGGRLVYSTCSIDAEEDGLLIRDFLQNHPEWTLKEEKLILPHEEKSDGAYAALLICA; encoded by the coding sequence GTGAAGAACAATCCCCCCTCCCCCCGCCAGACAGCACTAAATTGCCTGAGGAGCTGGCATGCAGGCCGCTCCTTCGCGGAAACCCTCGTGGACCGGGAATGTTCACGAACCGCGCTTCCATCGGCAGACAGGCACCTGGTGCAGGCTTTGGTCTTCAGCGTATTGCGCAACCAGACCTGGCTGGACCACGTCATCGGAACCCTCCGGAAAGGCAGGCTGGACGTGGAAGCGCGTCTTATTCTCCAACTGGGGTTGAGCCAGCTTTTTCTGCTGGGCATGGCGGACCACGCCGCTGTGTATGAAACCGTGAATCTCGCGTCCGTACGCCTGAGAGGACTGGTAAACGCTATCCTGCGCAACGCTTTGCGGCGGGAGAAAACCATTCTGGAGGAACGGGAAAAACTTCCGCTTTCCATTCATTATTCCACCCCCGCGTGGCTGGTACGGAGATGGACGGAACAAATGGGGCCGCAAATGGCCCGCGACCTGCTCCGCTGGAACAATACCACGCCGCGCCTGTATGTGCGCGCCAATCCTCTGATGCCCATGAAAAATATTCCGGCCTCCCTCGCCCCGCTGGACCGCGCGCCCGGCTGGTTCTCCGTGGAAGGCCTTCTGCCGCTGGAGGAAATTAAAACAGGCTCCCTTTACGTAGCGGATCCTTCCACCCGTTATTCCATTGATTTGCTGGCCCCACAGCCCGGAGAGGAAATTCTGGACGCCTGCGCCGCCCCCGGCGGCAAATCCGCCGCCATCATCGCCGCTACCGGAGGCAAAGCCCACCTGACCGCCACGGATCTCCACGAACACCGGCTGCCCACCCTGAAGGAAAACCTGGACAGGCAGGGTTCTTCCTTCGTCAGGACGGCGCAGGCGGACTGGTCCCTTCCCTGCCGCACGGAATGGAAGGGCCGCTTTGACGCCGTGCTTCTGGACGTTCCCTGTTCCAACACCGGAGTCATCCAACGCCGCGTGGACGTGCGCTGGCGCCTGACTCCGGAGGAAATCCGTCGCCTGACCGCACTCCAGAAGACCATCCTGGAAAATGCCTCCCGCGCCGTCAAACCGGGCGGCAGACTGGTTTATTCCACCTGTTCCATTGACGCGGAGGAAGACGGACTGCTGATCAGGGACTTTTTGCAGAACCATCCGGAATGGACGCTGAAAGAAGAAAAACTTATCCTTCCCCACGAGGAAAAATCGGACGGCGCGTATGCGGCCCTTTTGATCTGTGCTTGA